A genomic region of Dehalococcoidales bacterium contains the following coding sequences:
- a CDS encoding transglutaminase domain-containing protein, producing MARRKRGYTSRNIPGKRLSRPAPLTFRFWFDSPQECASVALMLLTLAIAVWSIEQAHWITPQPSLTLVLGLSVFILLLLGKKRLPDLLAHSLMIAGGIAVAAWQSSLLLPLSETTSGSNQWLAGWQSWWQAVSNSKPNEGPVHFALFLLLLTWITGYISTWHILRKQNAWPAVLLGTTIVLVNLSNLPENYRHFFPIYFLAAMLLIGQTNLTRTRNWLQKNDSNFPKRVTVYFMTSVLCLSLLTVSGVWFTPEIRAKQLESAVSTRIPRGENIERQWFNLFAAVPGKWDIIRSREQEALPFTDAVNYNSEVQFVITAEETFYWRTRRYDTYNLWGWSSSNTTDNRRLQFRTPLSRVEPSPNHRELTYTVESSLKTDILLTAGEFIASDIPVMLQTLPAEEVDIESAVTAGTANVTAIAPAPGTTRTNALSPNELTSGDIVAVTSPQLLKARQRYRMTASITTATPEELSRAGDNYTPLITEYYLQLPDSLPARVRQFSQALTAGAETAYDKAIIIQSFLNDEFKYKQETEIPPEGTDAVEYFLFKLREGDCVNFASTMTVMLRSIGVPARFSTGYLMGTLDRNSGKYIVRARDYHARPEVYFPGYGWIEFEATTRLRAEEDITFAGSGTSPPLEDEDEDFFSGGGGGAFEGTSPVEQPGQTTPFPTTFFLIPLVFIVGIVLYRWLRRFTGTGQASDVYAKMCFLASLINRGPNPQETPLEYSIRLSSALPLQAEAINNIAQAYTESRYSPRKRLFLPQEMRLERYWRDVYRALFKQMLRWRR from the coding sequence ATGGCAAGAAGAAAGAGAGGCTATACATCCCGCAATATACCGGGGAAACGATTATCCAGACCGGCGCCCTTAACTTTTCGTTTCTGGTTTGACAGTCCGCAAGAGTGTGCCAGTGTGGCGTTGATGTTGCTTACCCTGGCTATCGCCGTGTGGTCAATCGAACAAGCCCACTGGATTACACCTCAACCATCATTGACACTTGTCCTTGGTCTCTCCGTATTCATCTTGCTGCTGCTGGGTAAGAAGCGGCTGCCTGACCTGCTAGCCCACTCCCTGATGATAGCCGGTGGAATAGCGGTAGCGGCATGGCAGTCATCCTTACTACTGCCCTTATCCGAAACAACCTCCGGCTCCAACCAATGGCTGGCTGGCTGGCAGTCCTGGTGGCAGGCAGTAAGCAATAGTAAGCCGAACGAAGGCCCCGTACATTTTGCCCTGTTTCTCCTCCTGCTTACCTGGATAACCGGTTACATCTCGACCTGGCATATTTTGAGAAAACAAAACGCCTGGCCGGCTGTATTGCTGGGTACAACCATTGTCCTGGTTAACCTCAGCAACCTGCCGGAAAACTACCGCCACTTTTTTCCCATTTATTTCCTGGCGGCAATGCTGCTCATCGGACAGACAAACCTGACCAGAACACGCAACTGGCTCCAAAAAAACGACAGCAATTTCCCTAAACGCGTCACGGTCTACTTTATGACTTCCGTGCTCTGTCTCAGCCTGTTGACTGTTTCCGGTGTCTGGTTCACCCCTGAAATTCGAGCCAAGCAACTGGAAAGCGCGGTCAGTACCAGGATACCGCGCGGTGAAAACATTGAAAGGCAGTGGTTCAATCTCTTCGCCGCGGTGCCCGGAAAGTGGGACATCATTAGGAGCCGGGAACAGGAAGCGCTGCCTTTCACTGACGCGGTAAACTACAACAGTGAAGTGCAGTTCGTGATTACCGCCGAGGAGACCTTTTACTGGCGTACCCGGAGATATGACACCTATAACCTCTGGGGTTGGAGCAGCAGCAACACCACGGATAACCGGAGACTTCAGTTCAGAACTCCGTTGAGCAGGGTAGAACCATCCCCGAACCACCGGGAGCTGACATACACCGTAGAGAGCAGCTTGAAGACAGACATCCTGCTCACCGCCGGAGAATTTATCGCCAGCGATATCCCGGTAATGCTGCAGACTCTACCTGCCGAAGAGGTTGATATAGAATCAGCGGTTACTGCCGGTACGGCCAACGTGACAGCTATCGCTCCTGCTCCGGGGACTACCCGGACAAACGCACTCAGTCCGAACGAGCTAACGTCCGGAGATATTGTCGCCGTAACTTCACCGCAACTGCTTAAAGCCAGGCAGCGCTACCGGATGACCGCCAGCATTACCACCGCCACGCCCGAGGAATTGTCCCGGGCGGGAGATAACTATACGCCACTGATTACTGAGTATTACCTGCAATTACCTGACAGCCTCCCGGCGCGTGTCAGGCAATTCAGCCAGGCACTGACCGCAGGAGCGGAAACAGCCTATGACAAAGCGATAATTATTCAAAGCTTTCTTAACGATGAATTCAAGTACAAGCAGGAGACTGAAATCCCGCCGGAGGGAACGGACGCCGTTGAGTATTTCCTTTTTAAACTGCGGGAAGGTGATTGCGTCAACTTCGCTTCGACCATGACCGTCATGCTCCGCTCAATAGGTGTGCCCGCCCGGTTCAGCACCGGGTATCTCATGGGCACGCTGGATAGAAATAGCGGTAAATACATCGTCAGAGCCAGAGACTATCATGCCCGGCCGGAGGTCTATTTCCCCGGTTACGGCTGGATAGAATTTGAGGCGACTACCCGACTGAGGGCTGAGGAGGATATTACATTCGCCGGAAGCGGTACTTCACCCCCACTTGAGGATGAGGATGAAGACTTCTTCAGTGGCGGAGGAGGGGGCGCCTTTGAAGGTACCAGTCCCGTGGAACAACCGGGACAGACCACACCGTTTCCCACCACCTTTTTCCTTATTCCGCTGGTATTTATAGTAGGGATAGTCCTTTACCGCTGGCTGAGGCGCTTTACCGGAACCGGACAGGCGTCTGATGTCTACGCTAAAATGTGTTTCCTGGCCTCTTTAATTAACCGGGGACCAAACCCGCAGGAGACCCCCCTTGAATATAGTATCAGGTTGTCCTCAGCGCTCCCGTTACAGGCTGAAGCCATCAACAACATTGCACAGGCTTATACCGAGAGCAGGTACAGTCCCAGGAAGAGACTGTTCCTGCCGCAGGAAATGAGGCTGGAAAGGTACTGGCGTGATGTCTACCGGGCGCTATTTAAGCAAATGTTGCGCTGGCGCCGCTAG